Proteins from one Clostridium cellulovorans 743B genomic window:
- the pyrF gene encoding orotidine-5'-phosphate decarboxylase, whose translation MIIDKLYDAVKEKGNVCLGLDTDLDYIPLEFKNQYADDGEAILQFNKKIIDATLDVVAVYKVQIAYYEALGINGLKAYSATLKYLKEKGAVTIADIKRGDIANTAKMYAKAHFEGDFEADFITLSPYMGMDTVEPFMSYLKSGNKGVFMLVRTSNGGSMDFEYLETAKGNKVYEEVGERFQNLGESVLGQCGYSAIGAVMGCTHVDEVAKMREKLNKTFFLIPGYGAQGGTAKDVALYLKNGNGGVVNSSRGILLAYKNKEHEGKSFYEAARLEAIKMRDEILKYSTAKEN comes from the coding sequence ATGATTATAGATAAATTGTATGATGCGGTTAAAGAAAAAGGTAATGTTTGTTTAGGATTAGATACAGACCTAGATTATATTCCTCTAGAGTTTAAAAATCAATATGCTGATGATGGTGAAGCAATTCTTCAGTTTAATAAGAAAATAATTGATGCTACTTTAGATGTAGTTGCAGTTTATAAAGTACAAATAGCTTATTATGAAGCCCTTGGAATCAATGGATTAAAGGCATATAGTGCAACCTTAAAATATTTAAAGGAAAAAGGTGCTGTAACCATTGCGGACATAAAAAGAGGAGACATAGCAAACACGGCTAAGATGTATGCAAAGGCTCACTTTGAAGGTGACTTTGAAGCGGATTTTATAACCTTAAGTCCATATATGGGTATGGATACAGTAGAACCTTTTATGAGTTATTTAAAAAGTGGAAATAAAGGTGTATTCATGCTTGTAAGAACTTCTAATGGAGGTTCTATGGATTTTGAATACCTAGAGACTGCAAAAGGAAATAAGGTTTATGAAGAAGTAGGAGAAAGGTTCCAGAACCTTGGAGAAAGTGTTCTTGGACAATGCGGATATTCAGCTATAGGAGCAGTAATGGGCTGTACTCATGTAGATGAAGTAGCTAAAATGAGAGAAAAGCTAAACAAGACCTTCTTTTTAATACCTGGTTATGGTGCTCAAGGTGGAACTGCTAAGGATGTAGCTTTATATCTAAAGAATGGCAACGGTGGAGTAGTTAATTCTTCAAGAGGAATCTTATTAGCATATAAAAACAAAGAACATGAAGGCAAGAGTTTTTATGAAGCTGCAAGACTTGAAGCTATAAAAATGAGAGACGAAATTTTAAAATATAGCACTGCAAAAGAAAATTAA
- a CDS encoding GNAT family N-acetyltransferase, with translation MFIRDYEEKDLSEILEVFYNSVRNIRSYNYTREEIEHWAPDEPDIEDWRRSLGNSITNVAESSGKIIGFAQLTKEGYIERLYIHNSFQGKGVGSQLIADIEMEAQNRGIKEIIVYAAEIAKGFYEKMGYTCLKKMRRDYNGLIYNNYVLRKKI, from the coding sequence ATGTTTATAAGAGATTACGAAGAGAAGGATTTAAGTGAAATATTGGAGGTATTCTATAATTCCGTAAGGAATATTAGATCATACAACTACACAAGAGAAGAGATTGAACATTGGGCTCCAGATGAACCAGATATTGAGGATTGGAGAAGAAGTTTAGGAAATAGCATAACTAATGTAGCAGAATCTTCAGGAAAAATTATTGGTTTTGCACAACTGACTAAAGAAGGATATATTGAAAGGCTGTATATACATAATAGCTTTCAAGGTAAAGGTGTTGGTTCACAACTTATTGCTGATATAGAGATGGAAGCTCAAAATCGTGGGATAAAAGAAATTATAGTTTATGCAGCAGAAATTGCTAAAGGCTTCTATGAAAAAATGGGCTATACTTGTTTGAAGAAAATGAGAAGAGATTATAACGGACTTATATATAATAACTATGTTTTAAGAAAAAAAATATAA
- a CDS encoding dihydroorotate dehydrogenase electron transfer subunit, which translates to MKETIEQVYENLKVAEGVYKLTVKGSFHVKPGQFYMLKKKNSSVLLPRAISVCDVDDEKITFLYQLVGEGTKELTALRPGDSMQLVGPLGNGFDANEIKGKVALVAGGIGLAPMIYLSKSLSHCEVDLYAGFRNESYYIDKVGKNVKNIYISTESGAEGHKGYVTDILKPEEYDLVLCCGPEIMMFKTAKMAMDKGTAVKVSMENKMACGVGACLVCTCKTKDGNKRTCKDGPVFSGEELELNA; encoded by the coding sequence ATGAAAGAAACGATAGAACAAGTATATGAAAACCTCAAAGTTGCAGAAGGGGTTTATAAGCTTACTGTAAAGGGAAGCTTCCATGTAAAACCGGGGCAATTTTATATGCTTAAAAAGAAAAATAGCTCTGTGCTTCTTCCAAGAGCTATAAGTGTGTGTGATGTAGATGATGAAAAAATCACTTTTTTATATCAATTAGTAGGAGAAGGCACGAAGGAACTTACAGCCTTAAGACCAGGAGATTCAATGCAATTAGTAGGGCCTCTTGGAAATGGTTTTGATGCAAACGAAATAAAGGGTAAGGTTGCTCTAGTAGCTGGTGGTATAGGCTTGGCACCAATGATATATTTATCAAAATCTTTAAGCCATTGTGAAGTTGATCTTTATGCTGGATTTAGAAATGAAAGCTACTACATAGACAAAGTAGGGAAGAACGTAAAGAATATCTATATCTCAACAGAAAGTGGAGCAGAAGGGCATAAAGGATATGTAACAGATATCCTAAAGCCTGAGGAATATGACTTAGTATTATGCTGCGGACCTGAGATAATGATGTTTAAAACAGCTAAAATGGCAATGGACAAAGGAACAGCTGTTAAAGTATCTATGGAAAATAAGATGGCTTGTGGCGTAGGGGCTTGTCTAGTGTGCACTTGTAAAACTAAAGATGGTAATAAGCGAACTTGTAAGGATGGACCAGTATTTTCTGGAGAGGAGTTAGAACTAAATGCTTAA
- a CDS encoding collagen-like protein, whose amino-acid sequence MSNYGNNNNGLSLLLLLFLLNQKNSDSLPAPGPAGPPGEAGPRGPRGLAGKDGETGPKGDPGPAGKDGEKGPKGDPGPPGKDGEKGPKGDPGPPGKDGEKGPKGDPGPPGKDGEKGPKGDPGSPGKDGLPGKPGINGLSGIDINLPLDNSIKQIINILTLLKTKNLSVDIRTIYGKNIPAKSIGKINTGTAILNYSNEIVSIPKIAFLRYADGAISKGELINTSEYLTLNYEGVCEKEIRDHLIIGHTYKLVVGENIIPLFKVLASKAGIVISATEAVATYYITQIKPIE is encoded by the coding sequence ATGAGTAATTATGGTAATAATAACAATGGCTTAAGTCTTCTATTATTGCTTTTCTTATTAAATCAAAAAAATTCTGATTCTCTTCCAGCTCCTGGACCAGCGGGACCTCCAGGTGAAGCTGGACCACGAGGTCCACGGGGACTTGCTGGTAAAGATGGTGAAACTGGACCTAAAGGTGATCCTGGACCTGCTGGTAAAGATGGAGAAAAAGGTCCTAAGGGCGATCCTGGCCCTCCTGGTAAAGACGGTGAAAAAGGTCCTAAGGGCGATCCTGGGCCTCCTGGTAAAGACGGAGAAAAAGGTCCTAAGGGCGATCCTGGGCCTCCTGGTAAAGACGGTGAAAAAGGTCCTAAGGGCGATCCTGGGTCTCCTGGTAAAGATGGTCTTCCAGGAAAACCTGGAATCAACGGTTTATCTGGAATAGACATAAATCTTCCATTAGATAACTCTATAAAACAAATCATTAACATTCTTACACTATTAAAAACAAAAAATCTTAGTGTTGATATACGAACAATCTATGGTAAAAACATCCCCGCAAAGTCTATAGGGAAAATAAACACTGGAACAGCAATTCTAAATTATAGTAATGAAATTGTTAGTATTCCTAAAATTGCATTCCTAAGATATGCTGATGGTGCAATATCTAAAGGAGAATTAATTAATACTTCTGAATATTTAACCTTAAATTATGAAGGGGTTTGCGAAAAAGAAATAAGAGATCATCTTATAATAGGACATACCTATAAGCTGGTAGTTGGAGAAAATATTATTCCTCTATTTAAGGTCTTAGCTTCTAAAGCTGGCATTGTTATTAGTGCTACTGAAGCTGTTGCTACCTATTATATAACACAAATAAAACCCATCGAATAA
- the pyrB gene encoding aspartate carbamoyltransferase, giving the protein MKELRHFLEPRDLKLQEYEELFELVDKIMANPKDYSEIARGKILAALFFEPSTRTRLSFESAMLKLGGSVIGFSEASSSSTAKGESIEDTTRMASIYGDIIAMRHPEAYSPCKASKVSTIPVINAGDGGHQHPTQTLADLITIRAKFNRLNNLKIGFCGDLKFGRTVHSLAQAFSEYENNSFVFISPKELKMPDYVKQELEQKDMPYIETDNLEDAIADLDIIYMTRVQKERFEDADEYERLKDFYILDGEKMSKAKDECIVLHPLPRVNEISCEVDSDPRAWYFKQAEYGMYGRMALIIKLLQLDCDKVLRLKYYELEGV; this is encoded by the coding sequence ATGAAAGAATTAAGACATTTCCTTGAACCAAGGGATTTAAAGTTACAGGAATACGAAGAATTATTTGAATTAGTAGATAAAATCATGGCAAATCCAAAAGACTATTCTGAAATTGCTAGGGGCAAAATCTTAGCAGCTCTGTTTTTCGAACCAAGTACAAGAACTAGATTAAGCTTTGAAAGCGCAATGCTAAAGCTTGGTGGTAGCGTAATTGGTTTTTCAGAAGCATCCTCTTCTTCTACCGCAAAGGGTGAAAGCATTGAAGATACAACTAGGATGGCAAGCATATATGGTGATATTATTGCTATGCGTCATCCAGAAGCTTACTCACCTTGCAAAGCATCAAAGGTTTCAACAATCCCAGTGATTAATGCTGGAGATGGAGGACATCAACATCCCACACAAACATTAGCAGATTTAATAACTATAAGAGCAAAATTTAATAGATTAAATAACTTAAAAATAGGTTTCTGTGGAGATTTAAAGTTTGGAAGAACTGTACATTCTCTTGCACAAGCTTTTAGTGAGTATGAAAACAATAGCTTTGTATTCATATCACCAAAGGAACTTAAGATGCCAGATTATGTGAAGCAAGAACTTGAGCAGAAAGATATGCCTTATATTGAGACAGATAACTTAGAAGATGCAATAGCAGACTTAGATATAATATATATGACAAGAGTTCAAAAAGAAAGATTTGAAGACGCTGATGAATATGAAAGATTAAAAGATTTTTATATTCTAGACGGAGAGAAAATGTCAAAGGCTAAGGATGAGTGTATTGTGTTACACCCACTGCCAAGAGTTAATGAAATATCTTGTGAAGTTGATAGTGATCCAAGGGCTTGGTACTTTAAGCAAGCAGAATACGGGATGTATGGAAGAATGGCTCTAATAATTAAGCTTCTACAGCTAGATTGTGACAAGGTATTAAGGTTAAAGTATTATGAGCTGGAGGGAGTGTAA
- a CDS encoding dihydroorotate dehydrogenase, with protein MLKVNINGVDFKNPIIMASGTFGFGEEYKEFMDLSKLGGISSKGLTLNKKEGNDGLRIYETPSGMMNSVGLQNPGVQGFIEKELPKMKTYDTVVLANLGGGTIEDYVTGAAMLDATDIDILELNISCPNVKEGGMAFGIKADVAGQVVKEVRKVTSKPLMVKLSPNAEDIVDMAVKCVEAGADSLSLVNTFKAMAVDIRTRKPMFKNITAGLSGPAIKPIALRMVYEVCRAVEVPVVGMGGIVSAQDALEFIMCGAKAVQIGTGNFIKPTLALDVIAGIEEYLKENGIKDISEITGII; from the coding sequence ATGCTTAAGGTAAATATAAACGGAGTAGATTTTAAAAATCCTATAATTATGGCTTCAGGAACCTTTGGGTTTGGAGAAGAATATAAAGAGTTTATGGATTTATCAAAGCTTGGTGGAATAAGTTCAAAGGGACTTACTTTAAATAAAAAAGAAGGTAATGATGGACTGAGAATTTATGAAACTCCTAGTGGTATGATGAATAGTGTAGGGCTTCAAAATCCTGGTGTACAAGGTTTTATAGAAAAAGAATTACCAAAAATGAAGACTTATGATACTGTAGTTCTTGCAAATCTTGGTGGTGGAACTATTGAAGATTATGTAACTGGCGCTGCAATGCTAGATGCTACGGATATAGATATTTTAGAACTAAATATATCTTGTCCTAACGTAAAAGAGGGTGGAATGGCCTTCGGAATTAAAGCTGATGTTGCAGGTCAGGTAGTAAAGGAAGTAAGAAAAGTAACTTCAAAGCCGTTAATGGTAAAGCTTTCTCCTAATGCCGAGGACATAGTCGATATGGCAGTAAAATGTGTAGAAGCAGGAGCAGATTCTTTATCTCTTGTTAATACTTTTAAAGCTATGGCTGTGGACATTAGAACAAGAAAACCTATGTTTAAAAATATAACAGCAGGACTTTCGGGACCAGCTATAAAACCTATAGCGTTAAGAATGGTTTATGAGGTGTGTAGAGCTGTTGAGGTACCAGTTGTAGGTATGGGTGGAATAGTTTCAGCACAAGATGCTTTAGAGTTCATAATGTGTGGAGCAAAAGCAGTGCAAATAGGAACAGGAAACTTTATAAAACCGACTTTAGCATTAGATGTAATTGCTGGTATAGAGGAATATCTAAAAGAAAATGGCATTAAAGATATAAGTGAAATCACAGGAATAATATAG
- a CDS encoding S1C family serine protease, with translation MYREDFSNDNLNENKDGIEKENSIVTTKYTEIKPSKTKKKQGIGKVMAGIAGVLVLSLISGGIGAAVTYNMSASSTKSQTTEANNLYQTLSSTSDKPLVVTEVVKNAENGVVAITAKVKSARTGVGEAAGSGFIFSEEGYILTNYHVIAGSNDIIIQFKDGNTANAKVINFDEELDLAVIKVTDDISMPAVLNLGNSSLVVTGESVVAIGSPLGSEFIGSVTSGIISSAQRQLETETGVHNFLQTNAAINPGNSGGPLLNMKGEVIGINSAKITGGVEGIGFAIPIDTAKEKIGDLLKPIVTLGIEPRDITEEMSKQYDLNVGVYIVRVSNGSAAQEAGLRNGDIIIKADGKKVKTSEALKAALDKHKSGDTMKLTIIRDGEETTVSVQL, from the coding sequence ATGTATAGAGAAGATTTTAGCAATGATAATTTAAATGAAAATAAAGATGGTATAGAAAAAGAAAATTCTATTGTAACAACAAAATACACAGAGATAAAGCCAAGCAAGACAAAAAAGAAACAGGGAATTGGCAAAGTAATGGCAGGCATTGCAGGGGTATTAGTTCTTTCTCTAATAAGTGGAGGAATTGGAGCTGCAGTAACTTATAATATGTCAGCAAGTAGTACGAAGTCTCAAACTACAGAAGCAAACAATTTATATCAAACGCTAAGTAGCACTTCTGATAAGCCATTGGTAGTTACAGAAGTGGTGAAGAACGCAGAAAATGGTGTTGTGGCAATAACTGCTAAGGTAAAAAGTGCAAGAACAGGAGTTGGGGAAGCAGCTGGGTCAGGGTTTATTTTTAGTGAAGAAGGTTATATACTTACTAATTATCACGTTATTGCAGGCTCAAATGATATAATTATTCAGTTTAAGGATGGTAATACTGCAAACGCTAAAGTTATAAATTTTGATGAAGAATTAGATCTTGCAGTAATTAAAGTGACAGATGATATTTCTATGCCAGCAGTATTAAACCTAGGAAATTCATCTTTAGTTGTGACAGGGGAATCTGTAGTGGCTATAGGTAGTCCTCTTGGAAGTGAATTTATAGGATCTGTTACAAGTGGCATTATTAGTTCAGCTCAAAGACAACTTGAAACTGAAACTGGAGTTCATAACTTTTTACAAACAAATGCAGCTATAAATCCAGGAAATAGCGGTGGACCACTTTTAAATATGAAAGGTGAAGTAATAGGAATAAATTCAGCAAAAATAACTGGTGGTGTAGAAGGCATTGGTTTTGCTATACCAATAGATACCGCTAAAGAAAAAATTGGTGATTTGCTTAAGCCAATAGTAACTCTTGGAATTGAACCTAGAGATATAACTGAGGAGATGTCAAAACAATATGACCTTAATGTTGGAGTATATATAGTTAGAGTATCTAATGGAAGTGCAGCTCAAGAAGCTGGACTTAGAAATGGAGATATAATAATAAAAGCAGATGGCAAAAAGGTAAAGACTAGTGAAGCCTTAAAAGCTGCGTTAGATAAACATAAGTCAGGGGACACAATGAAGCTTACTATAATTAGGGACGGTGAAGAAACTACTGTTTCGGTACAGTTATAA
- the pyrE gene encoding orotate phosphoribosyltransferase encodes METREMVIETLKEVEALLEGHFLLSSGKHSNRYCQCAKLLQHPDKAEKVLKVVADQLKDVDFDIVVGPAMGGVVVAYELARQVKKPGIFTERVDNVMTLRRGFEVKKGQKIIISEDVVTTGKSTMEVVSLLEGMGAEVVGLCCIVDRRAKGVEVPFPIYSAVKLDIESFDIENCPMCKEGTPYVKPGSRKME; translated from the coding sequence ATGGAAACTAGAGAGATGGTTATAGAAACATTAAAAGAGGTTGAAGCTTTATTAGAAGGACATTTCTTATTATCATCAGGAAAGCATAGCAATAGATATTGTCAATGTGCAAAGCTTCTTCAACATCCAGATAAAGCAGAAAAAGTTCTAAAAGTAGTAGCTGATCAGTTAAAAGATGTAGACTTTGATATAGTAGTTGGACCAGCAATGGGTGGAGTTGTTGTTGCTTACGAGCTTGCAAGACAAGTAAAGAAACCAGGAATATTTACTGAAAGAGTAGATAATGTAATGACTTTAAGACGTGGTTTTGAAGTTAAAAAAGGACAAAAAATAATAATTTCAGAAGACGTTGTTACTACTGGTAAATCAACTATGGAAGTTGTGTCACTTTTAGAAGGAATGGGAGCAGAAGTTGTAGGTCTTTGCTGTATCGTAGATAGAAGAGCAAAAGGTGTTGAGGTTCCTTTCCCTATATACAGCGCTGTTAAACTTGATATAGAAAGCTTTGATATAGAGAATTGTCCAATGTGCAAAGAAGGAACACCATATGTAAAACCAGGCAGCAGAAAAATGGAATAG
- a CDS encoding dihydroorotase, whose translation MELLIKSARVIDWSQDFIGDVYINDGKISEIGATLEKNCKTVDGTGYVLMPAFTDLHCHFRDPGFTHKEDIESGSKAAVKGGYTTVNLMGNTKPICSSLETVAYVKEKAKSIGLIDVNQVISITENFDGKTTTHLEKLTGEIKFISDDGVGVEDSKVMYEAMVKAKEIGLGIMSHCEDKSILSVSSRLAENMMTIRDIILSKYTGCRLHLSHVSTKEAINYIKLAKKEGVPVTCEVTPHHIALTGEGTYRVNPPIREEEDRVALIQAIKDGYVDAIGTDHAPHTKEDKANGSPGLVGIETAFSVCYTKLVKDKHISINKLSEIMSKNPSEILKVNKGTITIGKEGDLVLVDLNKEIEIDANSFVSKGKNTPFHGMKFFGEVQMTIKAGKIVYSKL comes from the coding sequence ATGGAGCTATTAATAAAAAGTGCCAGAGTAATAGATTGGTCACAGGATTTTATAGGTGACGTTTATATAAATGATGGAAAAATATCAGAAATAGGTGCAACTTTAGAAAAAAATTGCAAAACTGTTGATGGTACTGGTTATGTTTTAATGCCAGCTTTTACAGATCTTCATTGCCACTTTAGAGATCCAGGATTTACTCATAAGGAAGATATTGAAAGTGGTAGCAAGGCAGCAGTGAAAGGTGGATACACCACCGTTAACTTAATGGGAAATACAAAACCAATTTGTAGCTCTCTTGAGACAGTAGCTTATGTTAAAGAAAAAGCAAAATCAATTGGTTTAATAGATGTAAATCAAGTTATATCAATAACAGAAAATTTTGATGGAAAAACCACAACACATCTTGAAAAATTAACTGGGGAAATAAAATTTATATCTGATGACGGTGTTGGGGTAGAAGATTCAAAGGTTATGTATGAAGCTATGGTAAAAGCTAAGGAAATAGGACTTGGGATCATGTCTCATTGTGAGGATAAAAGCATTCTTAGTGTAAGTTCAAGATTAGCAGAAAACATGATGACTATAAGAGATATAATTTTATCAAAGTATACAGGCTGTAGATTACACTTAAGCCATGTTAGTACTAAAGAAGCTATAAATTACATAAAGCTTGCCAAAAAAGAAGGAGTGCCAGTTACTTGCGAGGTAACTCCTCATCATATCGCTCTTACGGGAGAAGGAACTTATAGGGTAAATCCACCTATAAGAGAAGAAGAGGATAGAGTGGCATTAATACAAGCAATAAAGGATGGTTATGTAGATGCTATTGGAACAGACCATGCACCACATACAAAGGAAGATAAGGCAAATGGATCTCCTGGACTTGTTGGAATTGAAACAGCCTTTTCTGTGTGTTACACAAAGCTTGTAAAAGATAAACATATTTCTATTAATAAGCTTAGCGAGATAATGTCTAAGAATCCAAGTGAAATACTAAAAGTAAATAAGGGAACCATTACCATTGGTAAAGAAGGGGACCTTGTACTTGTGGATTTAAATAAAGAAATTGAGATAGATGCAAACAGCTTTGTTTCAAAAGGAAAAAATACTCCTTTCCATGGAATGAAATTCTTTGGAGAAGTACAAATGACCATTAAGGCTGGTAAAATTGTCTACTCAAAGCTATAG
- the recQ gene encoding DNA helicase RecQ — MKLEIQQLLKKYYGYDSLREAQEKTIEKILEGKDTLTIMPTGGGKSICYQLSALMLKGVTIVISPLISLMKEQVDTLNELGINSTYINSSVEKNQVISRIMALKNGEYKILYVAPERLENYDFIQVISDIDIAMIAVDEAHCVSQWGHDFRPSYRRISNMIGCLKHRPIISAFTATATEEVKKDIISLLGLATPDVFINGFDRQNLNLKVLKGINKRDFLKEYLAQNKGLCGIIYTSTRKDAEKVYEFLLKENHKVGVYHGGLSDEKRNQFQEDFIYDNVDIMVATNAFGMGIDKSNVRYVIHYNMPKSIEAYYQEVGRGGRDGGESDCILLFNMQDVQTQRFLIDSREIPETIKKNEYKKLQEMLDYCYTSKCQRKYLLEYFGEVVDYDNCEKCFNCTGSSELTNITIDAYKIFSCILRTNERFGKNIIAGVLKGSKNEKILTQGLGTQSTYGIMSEKTIKDITDIINILVADGYINVTESEFPTLKVSNRGILALKNKEEVYIRAKIKTTKIVKEDSELFDILKKLRFEIAKEERVPSYIIFADTCLKEISSYMPQSKEELLQIKGVGERKYEKYGDRFIAVIKEYIEKNNIDVQSLNLADESDEENFKSETEQGKAEEKKKTHLVSMELYNEGNSLENISKIRSISVNTAEQHIILCYEEGYNIDINKLVQLEYKNQILDAIKDVGDEKLKPIKAMLPEEVTYTSIKAVLAEERRMANGNININPKDLTTYTNDDIII; from the coding sequence ATGAAATTAGAAATACAGCAATTATTAAAAAAATACTATGGTTATGATTCCTTAAGAGAAGCACAAGAAAAAACCATAGAAAAAATCTTAGAGGGCAAAGATACACTAACGATAATGCCTACAGGTGGGGGGAAATCTATATGTTATCAATTGTCAGCTCTAATGCTTAAGGGAGTAACTATAGTTATTTCACCACTAATATCCCTTATGAAGGAACAAGTGGATACCTTAAATGAACTTGGGATAAATAGTACTTATATAAATAGTTCTGTTGAAAAAAATCAGGTAATATCTCGAATTATGGCACTGAAAAATGGTGAATATAAAATTCTATATGTAGCACCTGAAAGATTAGAAAATTATGATTTTATTCAAGTGATTTCAGATATAGATATTGCAATGATAGCTGTTGATGAAGCTCATTGCGTTTCTCAGTGGGGACATGATTTTAGACCAAGTTATAGAAGAATAAGCAATATGATAGGATGCTTAAAGCATAGGCCAATAATATCGGCATTTACAGCTACAGCGACGGAGGAAGTAAAGAAAGATATAATTTCTCTGTTAGGTTTAGCAACCCCAGATGTTTTTATCAATGGCTTTGATAGACAAAACCTTAATTTAAAGGTTTTAAAAGGTATTAATAAAAGAGATTTTTTAAAAGAATATCTAGCCCAAAATAAAGGGTTATGTGGAATAATATACACTTCTACAAGAAAAGATGCTGAGAAGGTTTATGAGTTTTTGTTAAAGGAAAATCATAAAGTTGGTGTTTATCATGGTGGTTTGTCTGATGAAAAAAGAAATCAATTTCAAGAAGACTTCATTTATGATAATGTTGATATTATGGTTGCAACCAATGCTTTTGGTATGGGAATAGATAAATCAAATGTTAGGTATGTAATTCATTATAATATGCCTAAAAGCATAGAAGCTTATTATCAAGAAGTGGGCCGTGGGGGTAGAGATGGTGGAGAAAGTGATTGCATATTGCTTTTTAATATGCAGGATGTTCAAACACAGAGATTTCTAATTGATTCAAGGGAAATCCCCGAAACTATAAAGAAGAATGAATATAAAAAATTACAGGAAATGCTTGATTACTGCTATACTTCAAAATGCCAAAGAAAGTACCTTTTAGAGTACTTTGGAGAAGTGGTAGACTATGATAATTGCGAAAAGTGTTTTAACTGTACAGGTTCCTCAGAATTAACAAACATAACTATAGATGCTTATAAGATATTCTCTTGTATTTTAAGAACTAATGAGAGATTTGGTAAGAACATAATAGCTGGAGTTTTGAAGGGTTCTAAAAATGAAAAGATATTAACTCAAGGTTTAGGAACACAAAGTACTTATGGAATTATGTCAGAAAAAACTATAAAAGACATAACTGACATAATAAATATTTTAGTAGCTGATGGTTACATTAACGTAACAGAAAGCGAATTTCCTACTTTAAAAGTTTCCAATAGGGGAATATTAGCTTTAAAGAATAAAGAGGAAGTTTATATAAGAGCAAAAATTAAGACAACAAAAATAGTAAAAGAAGATAGTGAATTATTTGATATATTAAAGAAATTAAGATTTGAAATAGCCAAGGAAGAAAGAGTACCTTCTTACATTATTTTTGCTGATACTTGCTTAAAAGAAATCAGCAGTTATATGCCACAATCAAAAGAAGAATTATTACAAATAAAAGGTGTGGGAGAGAGAAAGTACGAAAAATATGGAGATAGATTTATAGCAGTAATAAAAGAATATATAGAAAAAAATAATATAGATGTACAAAGTTTGAATTTAGCAGATGAAAGCGATGAAGAGAACTTCAAAAGTGAAACAGAACAAGGAAAAGCTGAAGAGAAGAAAAAAACACATCTTGTATCTATGGAATTGTATAATGAAGGAAACTCTCTAGAAAATATCTCAAAGATTAGGAGTATTTCTGTTAATACTGCGGAGCAACATATCATTCTTTGTTATGAAGAAGGGTATAATATAGATATCAATAAGCTAGTTCAGCTGGAATATAAAAATCAAATTCTTGACGCTATAAAAGATGTTGGAGATGAGAAGTTAAAGCCTATAAAAGCAATGTTGCCTGAAGAGGTTACTTATACATCTATAAAAGCTGTTCTTGCAGAAGAAAGAAGAATGGCTAATGGTAACATAAACATAAATCCTAAGGATTTGACAACATACACAAATGATGATATTATTATTTAG